In the genome of Brachypodium distachyon strain Bd21 chromosome 3, Brachypodium_distachyon_v3.0, whole genome shotgun sequence, the window TCATTTCTGGAGACCGCAGCGCCGATGTCGTTCTTTTGCAGCGTCCTCCTATTGTTATCTCTGGTTTCGAGCCATGACCTCAGCGTCAGCTCCTGGATGAAGATCTCAGAGGCCTTAGCCAAGAGCCCAGGCGCCTCGCTGGCGATCATCCGAATGTCCTCCCCGCTAGCCTTCATGATCTTCTTTATCCTCGCGAGGGGAAGGCTGTGAGGCTTGATCTCGCTCATGTGCTCTATCTCAGCCAGCGTTTCGGTCCAGAAGTCTTGCAGCTTTTGCTGGTGCTGGTCCTCCTGCTGGAGGGGATGACGCACCTGCTGCAGCGGGGTTGCCGCATAGACGACTGGACCGCCACTGGAGCCTGCAGCAAAGACTGTACCTGCCGGAAAGGCGGCCGCGCCTGCTGGCGCAGCTCCAGATACCGTCCCAGGTGCCACATATGCTACAGGTGTACTGTTGACGTTTGTGGCATCCGCCTCTGCCCATGGCTGCGAGTGTCCATCCATGGCTAAGTCTGACCTTCTACATAATGGGAGAACTTGTGTCATATATATGTTGTTAATTTAAACAGGGGTACACATAAAACATGATACTAACTGCTAACTAACAAAAGTAGGTaaactccttttttttttctatgagAAGCACGAAGAAAATGTTACGATCACCCTAAAAGAATTAACTTTCCTAAATAAGAACTAATGTGCCAACGGTTCCATGCATCTAAACTCAATTGCTAGTGTATTGCCTAATCTGTCGCGTGGTTCCGtatgaaaacacaaaaatagttACGAGGCCACCTAACGCTGGCAGATTTCTCGGCCCCTCCTTGCGTGTCAGCAAACGCTCCTGTATCCTCCCTTGTCTGGTGCCCTTAAATTTCAGGCTTAATTTCTAAAATGCCACTGTGCTACAGTCCCCCGAAGTCCCAATTGGCATCCTTGCGTGCCAGCAAACCAAGACTGCTGtcatggccgccgcgccgcccaccgGGGATCGAGATAGAAAGAGACAGAGGGGGAGGAATAACCCCGTCCGGATCTCGATCTCAGCAGCGATGGCACTCTCTCCAACCTCGATCTCCCAACGAGAAGATCAGGAtgctagctagggtttggctgctgccgccgcccctaGTAAGTACTCATGTGTTAGAGTTCACAGAGCGAGACAACGccgatcgatccatcgatcGACATCTGAATGAGCACGCGCGGCGAGACTTAACAGGGATCTCGCAAAAGAACATGGCGCCGACAGAATCGGAGACGATAACACAGCAGAATTTCAGAATTACCGACCTATCTATCTACACGCCCTTTCCTAGATCTCGCACGAACAATTAGTACACACTCCAATTGAAGTACAACATGTACAGAAGCTAGCATAACACGGATCTCGCAAATAGAACATGGCCGGCGCCGACAGAATTGGAGACACGGCAAGACAACACAGCAGAATTTGAGAAACGGCCTATCTATCTATTGTTCTACACACGCCCTTTCCTAGATCTCGCACGAACAATAGTACATATACACAACACAGCAGCTAGCATAAATTGGAGGAGATGCGAGAATAGATGCGATGTTGAAGCTTACCGGGGCTTGGGCAGCGGAGAGAGACGGGACTGGAGCACCGGCCTGGAGATGGAATcctaggaggaggaagatggcgaCGGCAAGGAGAGGGACTGATGAGGGAGACCTTGGCTTGACCCTTGTACTATATATCCGCCCACTGATGGACTGCGATCCAGTGCCTGCCTACTGGACTGGGTGTCAGGCAGAATGTCTGAACTGGGAGACTTTTTGTCCATGCCTTCCTTATTTGGGATATACTATGTACTTCGAGGCCCAGTGGGCGGCGGGCCGGGGCCTGTGTGAGTGTGATTCGGTGGGCGCTTTGGGACACACGTGCGACGGAAAGGGAAGGAACTAGCTAGGGTGATTCTGTCTGACAGAGACATTCTCGAGAGCAATTTTTTATCTGAAGACTctatataatttttgtcaactgacaaaaaaaaactgcggGGTCAGAGAGCACCACCCTAGCTAAAGCCCCAGCACCGATTACCGCTATAAATATCCTATTAAGATGTTCCTCTCCATGATCAAACATTACTCATTGACAGTATGTGTAGTTCTCTGCAACGAAATATAACTTCTTCCTATGTAACACCTCCAAatggacctttttttttactgtacACATTAAATAAAGTCGACAAGTCACATATTTTAGAAAGAAACCCCAGAAGACACATAATCAAATTAAAATGTTAAGATatcttgtaagttgtaacatGAATTATATTATGATCTAAGATGTTATGACcagtaaaataaaaaacggGCATTATTTCACTGACTTTGCTGAGATTGTTAGGATGTACTCTTTGTTGGTAGGAGTATAGAACAAGAAGTAATTCTTTTGGTCTTAGTGCCCCGAATCAGCATACTTTCATGGTTAAAATTGATCTGACTAAATCTTTTGATAGGCACTTCATCAGACAAGAGCTCGTACGTAAAGGGTTGCATGGCCATTTCATTAATTTAGTCACTTGCGTCACGTCTCCTATCTTCTCTGTCATCATCAATGGCCACCTTTGGCGCGGAGACTTAAGCAGGTGATTGCTGGAGCATACGCGGCGCGGCATATGGATCGCTTCTACGTAAAGGGTTGCATGGTCATTTCATTAGTTTAGTTATTGCTAGCGTCACTTCGTCTATCTTGTATGTCTTCATCAATGGCCACCCTTTTGGCAAATTCCAGAAAAGTAGAGGAATACGACAAGGATGCCCTCTCGCTTGGCATCTTTTGTCCTTGCCGTTAACTCCTGGAGGCTGCCTTTGttcgcggcgaggagggcgtcGAAGGTGTCACCGCCGGCTGCCCACCATGAGTCTATCTAATCCCCTTATGCAGTTATGCTCAAGGATCGTGAGCTGGAGTAATTGAGGCAATGGGGCCGTGTGTCAGAGCAGGGGGTCGGGCGGCGAGCCGGATTAGGAGGATGAGGCGGCAAGGAAGGAGAAACAGTGGAGTTTGTCTTAACAATTATGAGGgccaaaatattttttacaaATCTACATGAAACCGTATATGCGTTTTTCTTCATATGTGACAAGGGTGCGGTAGTGACGTACCACGGGATGAGACATATACAAATGCAAACTGTAAACAAAGATGTGGTTTAGATATGTTTTTAGTCCATTTGATGAAAACGTGTCCTATAGAAAGCTAGGATCAGGACGTGTAAAGCATTCATATCCAAAAGAAGTACATGCCCGCGGTCTCTAAAAAAGACTTGAAGATACGTAGATGAAAAAAGTTGCTGCAAAATCCAAATGCTCATTTAGTTACCACCAAATCGACCCTATGCATAGGACCAGAAAGATAAATATAAGTACCAAAAATCATCAggaaaaaaccaaaaaatcatgaaaaaacaTCGTGATAGATCCACAAGATCAGGAAAAATTCCCGAGTCCAACAGAGATATGAAGAACTTTCGAGCAGCCAAGCGCACTGCGTCAACAAGGTTCCATTGTGTCAGCCGACAATTGCAGATAATATTCAACCAAAGATTTAAAGCAACAAGTTAATGGCTACACAAAACCCTGTAGTGAGAATTCAATAAAACTGTAGAAGAAAAATACCCCTGCAAACACGCGAGAGTCTGAGACTAACAAAGATTCATCTCGAAGACCGATGAAGTTACACATCAAAAGGTAGTTCAGTTTAGACCATCTctacaacaaacaaaatacaacAAACAAGCACAACTTTCACCGAAGTTCCAGCCAAATCACCCCATAATGTAACTAGGTACGGTACAACATACGGATAACCACAGCCAACCACAATATAAGACAGTAATAACCCGGCTTGATTATCCGCCTCAGCTCCGCTCATTCATCTTGTGCACCACTGGAAGGCGGCTCCTGCTCCTCAGCGTCGTTGTAAGGTGGCTGATACTGCTCCTCACCATTCTAAGGCGGTTGCTGTTGCTCCGTCTGCGGCCACACGAAATGAACTGGCTGCAGGTATCCATAGTACATTCCGAAGTTGCCCATTCCCGGTACCGTGGTCTGCATGGTCCTAGTCGGCAACCCCACGCCATTGTCCTGCATGACGTCCACAAGGAAATCAAATGCCTCATTCCGGGAGACCGCAGCGGCGATGTCATTCTTCTGCAGCGTCCTCCTATTATTTTCTCTGGTTTGGAGCCACGATCTCAGCGTCAGCTCCTGGATGAAGATCTCACACGCCTTAGCTAGGAGCCCATGCGCCTCCCCCGCGATCATCTGGACATTCTCCCCGCTAGCCTTCATGATCTTCTTGATCCTCGCAAGGGGAAGGCTGTGGGTCTTGAAGTCGCTCATGTGCTCGATCTCATCCAGCCGGTCGCTCCAGAAGGCCTGAAGCTGTTGCTGGTGCTGGTCCTCCTGCTGCATTGGGAGGGCTGCATAGACTGGACCACCATAGGGTCCTACATGAAAGACGGTACTTGCGGGAAAGACGACGCCTGCTGGCGCAGGTCCAGATTCCGTCCCTGCCACATATGCTACAGATGTGTCGTTTGTGGCATCCGCCTCTGTCCTTGGCTGCGAGTGTTGATCCATGGCCAAAAGATACATGCACTTATGTCTTAACCTGGAACATAACGGGAGAACTTGTCATATGTTGGTAATTTAAACAGGGGTTCCGTAAAACATGATGCTAAGTATATCTTTCAACAGTAGATAAGCTCCTTAAAAAAATTTTATGAGAAGCACGAAGAAAATATTAAAACCACAATTAAAAGAACTAACTTTCCTAAAAAACAGACACAATTAACTTCCCTGAAAATTCAAATAACTAGACACAATTACACAACTAATGTATTATCATATCCATTTGCACCTGGAGTAGTTACATGTAAATAcatatcaatttttttttgcttttgcttacaCATAATTAcaatttcaaagaaaaagaaaacatgtttgTACTTTTGTCTACATGGAAACTGCAATCTACTCGTGCCGAGCAAACAATCCCCATAAAACAAGGAAGTAAACATATATACCGGAGTATAGACTACGAATATGGGCTATAGACTACGAACATGGGCTCTCTTGTGAACCCACGCGGaaatggaagaaaaataaCCATGGTATACGCGGCCAGAGGATAGCCCCTCCTAGATTTGCATCTAAAGAACAAATCTTACAGCAAATTAAAATACCCCACGACCTTTTCATCTAAACTCGATTGCTAGTGTTCTCTAATCTGTCGTGGTTTCCTAAATAAGAACTAATGTGCTAACGGTTCCATGCATCGAAACTCAATTATTGCTAGTGTATGTATTGCCTAATCTGTCGTGTGGTTCcgtatgaaaaaacaaaaatagtcACGAGACCTAACGCTGGCAGATTTCTCGGCCCCGGCCCTCCTTTCGTGCCAGCAAACGCACCTGTATCCTCCTTTTTGTCTGGTGCCCTTATATTTCTAGCTTAACATAATTATTTCTAAATGTCACTGTGCTACTATACCGAAGTCCCAAACCAAGACTGGTGACATGGCCGCCCCCCAGCagcgagagagaaagagacaGAGGGGGAGGAACAACCCCGGCCGGATCTCGATCTCAGCGGCGATGGCGCCCTCTCTCCTCAACCTCTCCTGCTAGGAAGAACCTAGTATAAACTAACGAATCCATTGTTAGAGTTCACACTTCACAGATCGATAACATGTAAAAGGGCACGAGCAAGCGCAGCCGACGCGGCGAGACAAACGCCGATCCATCGATCGACATCTGAAACATGGCGAGACAGCACGGATCTAGCAAAAAATCATGGCACCGACAGAATCGGAGATGACAAAACAGCAGAATTGGAGAACTGGCCCTATCTATCTACATGCCTCTTCCTAGATCTCGCACAAataatactactccgtactacatACATACCAAGACAGCAGCTAGCATAAATTGGAGGTGATGCGAGATGAGGCCTGAGGGTGGAGGTTGTTGATTCTTACCAAACCAGGGGCCGGGCGCTGGAGATGGAACCCTAGGAGGAAgatggcgacggcgaggagaggGACTGATGAGGGAGACCTCGGCTTGGCCCCTATATATTTGCCTACTGCTGGACTGGGATCCAGTGCCTACTGGACTGGGAGTCAGTGTCTGAACTGAAAGACTTTTTGTCTATGCCTTATTTGGGATATACTATGTCGATCGAGGCCCAGTGGGCGGCGGGGCCTGTGAGTGATATTCGGTGGGCGCTTTGGGACACACGTGCGACGAAAAGGGAAGGACAGGGAAGGAACCAGGGTGATTCTGTCTGACAGACATTCTTgagagcattttttttaatctgaaAACGCTATTTGGTGAACTGAAAAAATCTACGGGAGAGAGGACCCTTAAAGCCCCAACAACGAACACTGATATAAATATCCTCCGAAGATGTTCTTCTTGATGGCCAAACCTTACTCGTTTCGTTGTCATTTTGACAGTAGTTCTCTGAAAGGAAATATAACTTGTACACTATATTTAATGTGCTCTTCTTTGCTACGTAAGACCTCCAAACGGACCATTTTTTACTGTACAAATTAAGAAAGTCGACAAGTCACATTtcttagaaaaaaaactccaCAAGACATAATCAAAATTAAAAATGTTAAGATATCTTGTAAGTTGTAAAATGAACTGTAATCTAAGATGTTATGACCAGTCAAATACAAAACGTGCATTATTTGACTGGATTTGCTAAGATTGTTAGGATGTACTCTTTGTCCGTAGGAGTATAGAACAAGAAGAAATAATTCTGTGTGTCTTAGTTTCCCTGAATCAGCATGCTTTCATGGTTAAAATTGGTCTGGCTAAAGCTTTTGATAGGCTAGAATGACACTTCATCACACGTAAAGGGTTGCATGGccatttaatttcattaattTAGTCGCTTGCGTCACGTCTCCTATCTTCTATGTCATCGTCAATGGCCAGCCTTTTGGCAAATTCCACGGCAGCAACGGAGGAATATGACAAGAATGTCCTCTCTCTCCGTATATTTTTGCCCGACAGTGGATTTGTTACTCCCGAGAGCACATTGCATGCCCCTATCATAGCCGCACATTTCCATGGCATCCTCCCACCCTTCTTCTATCTTCTCTGTCATCATCAATAGCCAGCCTTCTGGCTAATTCCACGGCCAGCAACAGAGGAATATGACATGGATGTCCTCTCTCTCCGTATATTTTTGTCCTTGACAAGAACGAGCTTTCTATCAATCTGCAAGAGGCTATATCTATGCTGAATCACCACCTTCAAGGTATTACTCTTCAGCCCCACTGTCTGCACATTCACTTTCTCACGTACGCTGGCGATCGAGCTGCTTAATTATCTGCAGGCATGTTACCACCGTTGAAGCCAATGCTATTTTTGTTATCAacttaacttttttttcaatctGGGAAAACTCCTGCTACCTGAATAAATCTACCATTCCTTTTCAGCAAGCATGTTGACCACGACTCTACCTCTCAAATCAAATCCATTTTTCCCATCCGGCCGGCCAGCAGAACCTCAATAACAGTACTCTATCTCGGACATCCCTTGATCCTCCCTAATAAGGATAGATTCTCTGCTTAAACTTCATCATCGATACGATAAATGATAAAATCAGGCATAAACTCAATTATATTGCTTCATGATGATGTTGGAAGACTCACGCTTATTAACTCGGCTTTTCCTCCATCCCTATTGACTATATGCCTcggtgtcatccttgatcgtGCATCCGCCGAATTTCGTAACACTTGATGGAAATATGAGCAATTTACCACAAGATTTAATAGATAAAAACAGTAAATAAAACATGTGTAATATTGCAACCATGAATAATTCGGCACAAGAATTGATCAACATAAATAGTGGGTAAAACATGACTAGACCAAACACAGTAGTCATGCAAGCATATGAACAAAACACATCTAAATCAAGAACTAAACATACGAATTGCAGCATGATATCAAGTATGGGAAATAATGACACGTGCGGTGCAGAGGCGGAACCGCTCGTGTTCCCGTTGCTAGACATGTTGATGTCGAGGATGTCTTCAACCTCCGGGAAGAAGTCGTCGTCGGGgaaggagtcgtcggagtccaGTGCGTTCGCggcgaagaggaagaagacagtAGTCGCGCGTagcgctccccaaaaaccttattgcCCTTCTCTCGTACAGGACTCGTAGAggcggggttccggaggcctacTATCCCGACCTGCGGTGCACGCCACGAGACGAGATGGGGAAGAACGGAGCGGCAGTGCAATGCTCTGGAACGAGAGGAGGCAGGAATGCTGTTTCGGTGTGCTTTCTGGAGAGGAGCAGGCAACAGAGGGAGGCAAAACGAAGAGGACAAATTCGTTTCAGCTTCTGTGCAACCATTCAGATTATTTTCCATTCACGCGTGTACAGGACTCGAAGAggcggggttccggaggcctacTATCCCGACCTGCGGTGCACGCCGCCAGACGAGATGGGGAAGAACGGAGCGGCAGTGCAATGCTCTGGAACGAGAGGAGGTAGGAGTGTTGTTTCGGTGTGCTTTCTGGAGAGAAGCGGGCAACAGAGGGAGGCGAAACGAAGAGGACAAATTCGTTTCAGCTTCTGTGCAACCGTTCAGATTATTTTCCATTCATGCGTGGCAAAAAGATAGAGAAGCTCTCGGCTCGAGGCATTCCCGCAACCCGCGGCGCGTGCGCGTCGTGACAAGACGAGGCGgggggcggaggagcgcgTAGAAGCTCTCTTCTTCTCATGCTCACACAACAGGTGGAAGAGCCCCCCCCTTATAAGGTGGTGCAAACTCTCTTCAACTAGcaatgtgggactaaactTTTGTCCCACCTCTTGCCATGCATGAATGGGCCGAATGGGCCTTTGGGATTTTCAGGAATTTATTGGACTATAAATTAAATAGTGGGCTGGGCCACATAAATTCCAACAACACTTACTACTATTATTGTGAACTTTTGGTGGACACAAGTGTCAGGGAAggataggaaaaaaaacactttgTCTTAATGATGATGACATAGCATCCGGGTATAGTCTCAAGGAGGAAAAACTCGGCCCAAGGAGTAGAGGGTCTGCCAGGTCATCTATATGGAGTCTGACTGCTACACCTGGGCGCCTCATTGACTTGGAGTGCAAGATAGGGAAACTCTACTACCCAAAATACCACTTGAGATATGATTCTAACCGATTAAATAATCTATTCCGTATAAACCGACTCAGGCTCTTGTAATCTGATACGTCGAAAACATACTATTCCTTTTTAAGTTTCCATCTTTGTGTTCTATTGCTTTTTATCGATTTTCATTAAAGCTTTGAGCTTAAATGTAGTTAACAGCCATTAGGaagtttcttctttctttgttttgttaattTCAGATATATAACGCGAGAGGAGAGCCCCTAGAAAATTAGGAGGATCATATATCGGAGTCCAATGCAGTATACAAAAGGAGGGATCGACAAAGGCCCCCACGGAGGTCCCAGTCGGCCAAGGGTAGGCACCCTGGGCCCagggctgcttgcctgggGCTTGGGAGACTCTGCTCTTTTCGATGTACTctttcatactccctccgttccaaaacacaaatcataaagatttgtgcacttggaccaaggcaGCTCTCATTTCTAGTGcttgaccactcatattggattaataataaatggatgtgagtagttatttgccgggtgcgggtaccaagagaaaataaggtgtgttttggaacaaatgagaaaaacctatatgagttgtgttttggataggagggagtaacaCTTTGGGACCCCCTGAAAATTCAGACACAAGAAGATATCGATTACGAGGCAAAGCAGCACAGAAAGTAAAACTACCAGAAATTATGCTGCGAGATCACTGCTTCGGAAAAGGTTAGCAGCAGCGGTCCGAATTACACACCGGTGGCGGTAACCCGGACCGCCACTAAGCCTGCGCCACGGtaatacccgccaccggtgctagccagcaccggtggcggtttGCACAACCGCCGCTGGTAATCCGTAGGGAGGTTAAGAAAGTGCACCGGTGACCGTGGGAAGAACTGCCACTGTTCTTTTccggtttaaaaaaaatattttttatattagaACATTCCTGTAACAGCAATATATCACATCACAGCAATAGATAACAGCATGATAGATAACAGcaatatatatgagaaaatcACACATCCATGATAGATAACAGCATCCGTTCACAAAACTTATTACAAAAACACAGATATTCAATATTTAACATTGTCCATCAAAGTTTCAATACATCGGCACAACCCCGCCTTCATAAAAATCACCGTTCTCCTTCAGGACCTCTTTGTTGAGAATGGTGGCTATCTTCCTCTGAATATCGAACACAAGAACAGCTGGGTTGTGTTCATATTCTGATTCCGTCTTGAAGTAATCCACCATCTGCTGGTAGGTCGTCTTTGTCTTGGGCTTGAAATTGGTGACCCAATTGCGGATGATGTACGCGTAGTAGTATCCACAGAAGACCGtaccttgcggctgttgtaTACATGCGAAGTTTCTGTGATAGGTTATTTTCTTCCAGCCGTAACTTGGCAACTCATAGTCAGTCACTGCCTTTTTCCACGCCTCTTCGAAGAGTGTTCCGACGGTTTAGAAGTCGCGCGGCTCATAGCCTTACTTCCGGCGGAGTGGATCAAGATACGTCACCGACCCTTCTTCGAAAGAgaaggccaccaccacccaatgtTCGTtgtttacaaaaagaacacacatttATAACCGAAATGAGAACAACTTAGTGGAACgagaaagaaagcaatggTCTTGAGAACAACTTACTCTAAATGGTAGAGTGTAAGAACATAACGGCGTTGCTTGTGCATTGCGAAGAACTTAGCCAAGTATGAGCCTTCTCTCTCGAACCCCGTTTCCATTCCTCTAGACCGATGGTTGCTTTGCTGAATAAGAGAGGATCGGCGATGGCAACGTGTGGTTCTTTCAGGCGGAAGGACTCCCTAGTGAAGTATACACACCAGAGTCTTAACATGTTGTTGTCTAAGTACTTCTGGTTGAAGACGTGAAACAAGTCAAGGAAGTCCACGCCGAAGGTAAGTTCCTTCGTCTGCAGGTCCCCCGTTTCGGCATTGTAGAAGCCATAATACTCTGGCACCTTCACATTCATCTGTTGGCCATGTTGTGTAGAATTAGCTGATGCTGCCATGTAGTAGCCAtgtagctcttgcatctcttgCGGCAGGCTCCTTAGGTCCTTAAGGCTGACCATCGGTTGTCCAGGGTAGAACATCAGCACTTTATCGAATTTCCTGGCCACGAAGTAGGCTCCGCCGACTAAATCACAAGCTATAGGGGGGcttcatattcaaaatatcTAGCCGGTTTTCCCAATTCCCTTCGATTATTGGCGGATTGCTGGGTTGCTCGCCCGTTGAGTCCAACTCTTTACTCTTCGAGTCACTGGATctcttgctgattttggacCCCTGTTATTGGTGCGCCGGCGTTTCAAAACCTCGGCCTCCTCTTGATCCTTGAAGGTCTGGGAGACCTGCTTGCCAGACGTGTACTCCAGCGCGCCCGCCACAGATTTCCGTGGCACGGGTGCAGGTCGTGGTGGTTGTGAGGGTTGGCTGTCTTTACGGTGGGGCGGCGATGGATTAGGCAGCAGCACATGAGCCGGTGCAGCGTCATCATCGCTGCAGTCTTGCGTTGGTCCGAAATCGAAGCCTCCTTGCCCCGACGTTGGTGAATCCGGACGTGCTGGCTTATTGGGGGATGGGCCAAGGGGCGATGGAGAGGGAAGTCATCGAGCGGAAGCCGGTGGAGACGCTCCGGGACACGACAAAGAGGGAGAAGGTTGGGTAGCGAGGGCAACCAACCTCCTGGGCCACTGGATGTACGTGCCCCGGCATTGCCCTAGAGTCACTGATTCCTCCTCTagaggataagggaccggcGTCTTGTCAAATTCCGggagcacggagtccacctgcaccctgacatGATCCGGGGCCATGGGCGTGTTGTGCACGACCGGCATTCTTCGCATCAGCAGACCACGTGCGCCTAAGGGATTCCCGGTGGATGGCATCAATATCCGGCACTTAATACTCTTCTGTGCgtgacaaacaaattaacatacgTACGTTAGTGTTATGGTGTGAAGAATGACGTAATTGAGTGTATATATACTATGGTACCAGTAAGGAGCTTACCAGGATGTTATCAGATGGGCCATCAGGGTCATCCGAAGTTCGGTGCCGGAGCCAGCACTGCTCTTATAAGGTGGCGGCGAAGGATTCGGAGTCGACTGATGAACATGCGGAGTCATAGGCCTCGGTGTCACGCCCCGGTTGCCCTAATATGTAGCAACGAACTCCTCCATAGTCTGGCCAGAGTCCCTTGCTTTTTTCAAGCAAGCGAAaaactcctccctcgccgcccttTTCGCCACCTCTACAATTTCTTCGTGCTTCTCAGCCTTTCTTTTACGGCTCCGGGCTTCtttctcttgaggaaagaCTTTGCGGCAAAGGGCCCCGGTTCCTAAGGCTCGAATATGGGCCCCGTGCTTATTTCTTCCTAGAGCATAGCTTAGTGGTGAATCCCACTGTGCACGGAGCTCGTCGTGGGAGCCTTCCGACTCGAACTCGGCGACCTTGTCCTGAAATAAGACAAAGTCGGTGTCAATTTATAAGTGAGTGTGTTAGAAGCTAAACTGAAAAGGAAGTGGCGGTTGAGGCCTTACGATTAAAACTTTCTGGTCATCGCGGATAGGCTTCAGGCCTGCCCActgttcttttgtcatggtacTCCGCACAAAGGTTGTGAACCGGTCATGACGGAGCATTGTTGGGACAGGAGGGACTATCCCTCTTGCCGCAAGCTTggcgtcctccttctcccacaCCGGCTTCTTTCCCTCGATACCACGACTACCAAGGCGGTGGTTAAATTTCCTCTTGGCACGTAGCGCCGCGTACCACTCTTGGGTTGCTTTGAAATTTTgatccttttccttctccttgaaCTCCTCCCATTCCTCCTCTGTGATCCTCGGCCATTTCTTATGAATCACCATCTTCCAATCTTCGTTCAAAAAAGCACTGGCCATGGTACCCCAATTGCTGTGACCCCTACGCATTGTGGTCTTCATCGCTCCGAATACTTCTTCACGGAGCACGGGATCAGGCACCTCGAACCTCTCCCATCCCTTGGCGTAACAATCTTGCTTTACGCTCTCC includes:
- the LOC100826453 gene encoding nuclear transcription factor Y subunit C-2 → MQQEDQHQQQLQAFWSDRLDEIEHMSDFKTHSLPLARIKKIMKASGENVQMIAGEAHGLLAKACEIFIQELTLRSWLQTRENNRRTLQKNDIAAAVSRNEAFDFLVDVMQDNGVGLPTRTMQTTVPGMGNFGMYYGYLQPVHFVWPQTEQQQPP
- the LOC100826143 gene encoding nuclear transcription factor Y subunit C-2 — its product is MDGHSQPWAEADATNVNSTPVAYVAPGTVSGAAPAGAAAFPAGTVFAAGSSGGPVVYAATPLQQVRHPLQQEDQHQQKLQDFWTETLAEIEHMSEIKPHSLPLARIKKIMKASGEDIRMIASEAPGLLAKASEIFIQELTLRSWLETRDNNRRTLQKNDIGAAVSRNETFDFLVDVMQDNGVGFPSATVQTAVLGMSTFGMYYGNQQQPVPFAWLQPEHQPPPYNGEQQQQPPPPSSDGQDE